The Agromyces mangrovi genome contains a region encoding:
- a CDS encoding isoprenyl transferase, whose translation MSPKPYTHKDAVPYRPIDWTGLVPPTFPKGAVPEHVAIVMDGNGRWANRQGLTRIEGHKAGEEVLLDVVAGAIQAGVKHLSVYAFSTENWKRSPDEVRFLMGYNRDVLHRRRDQLNEWNVRIRWAGRKPRLWKSVVDELQYAERLTAGNTGLQFTMCVNYGGRNELVDAVRSIADDVAAGRIRPSAVSEKLIAKRLYVPDMPDVDLFVRSSGEQRTSNFLLWQSAYAEMVFLDTLWPDFSRVDLWQAIELYATRNRRFGGAVDTPDTA comes from the coding sequence GTGAGTCCCAAGCCGTACACCCACAAGGACGCGGTGCCGTACCGCCCGATCGACTGGACCGGCCTCGTGCCGCCCACGTTCCCGAAGGGCGCCGTGCCCGAGCACGTCGCGATCGTCATGGACGGCAACGGCCGATGGGCGAACCGCCAGGGCCTCACCCGCATCGAGGGGCACAAGGCGGGGGAGGAGGTGCTGCTCGACGTGGTCGCGGGCGCGATCCAGGCGGGCGTGAAGCACCTCTCGGTGTACGCGTTCTCGACCGAGAACTGGAAGCGTTCGCCCGACGAGGTGCGCTTCCTCATGGGCTACAACCGCGACGTGCTGCACCGCCGTCGCGACCAGCTGAACGAGTGGAACGTCCGCATCCGCTGGGCGGGCCGCAAGCCGCGCCTGTGGAAGTCGGTCGTCGACGAGCTGCAGTACGCCGAACGGCTGACGGCGGGCAACACCGGGCTGCAGTTCACGATGTGCGTCAACTACGGCGGGCGCAACGAGCTCGTCGACGCGGTGCGCTCGATCGCGGACGACGTGGCAGCAGGCCGCATCCGCCCGTCTGCCGTGAGCGAGAAGCTCATCGCCAAGCGGCTCTACGTGCCCGACATGCCCGACGTCGACCTGTTCGTGCGCTCGTCGGGGGAGCAGCGCACGTCGAACTTCCTGCTCTGGCAGTCGGCGTACGCCGAGATGGTCTTCCTCGACACGCTCTGGCCCGACTTCTCGCGGGTCGACCTCTGGCAGGCGATCGAGCTCTACGCGACGCGCAACCGCCGCTTCGGCGGCGCGGTGGACACGCCCGACACCGCCTGA
- a CDS encoding DsbA family oxidoreductase, translating to MSSPIKIDIWSDIACPWCYIGKRNLESGIAALGDDAPEVEIEYHSYELSPDTPVDFEGSAADFLAGHKRLPVERVQGMIDRVVGIAANAGLEYDYEALQHTKTLQAHELLHFAKEQGLQLELKERLLKAYFVDGLHVGRVDELVALAAEVGLDADAAREALDSGRYAAAVQADIAQAAAYGIQGVPFFVIDGKYGVSGAQPAELFSQALTQVAGEREAAA from the coding sequence GTGAGTTCCCCCATCAAGATCGACATCTGGTCCGACATCGCCTGCCCGTGGTGCTACATCGGCAAGCGCAACCTCGAGTCGGGCATCGCCGCGCTCGGCGACGACGCCCCCGAGGTGGAGATCGAGTACCACTCGTACGAGCTCTCGCCCGACACGCCCGTCGACTTCGAGGGCAGCGCCGCCGACTTCCTCGCCGGCCACAAGCGCCTGCCGGTCGAGCGGGTGCAGGGCATGATCGACCGCGTCGTGGGCATCGCCGCGAACGCCGGGCTCGAGTACGACTACGAGGCGCTGCAGCACACCAAGACGCTGCAGGCGCACGAGCTGCTGCACTTCGCGAAGGAGCAGGGCCTGCAGCTCGAGCTCAAGGAGCGGCTGCTCAAGGCGTACTTCGTCGACGGCCTCCACGTGGGTCGCGTCGACGAGCTCGTCGCGCTGGCCGCCGAGGTGGGGCTCGACGCGGATGCCGCGCGCGAGGCGCTCGACTCGGGCCGCTACGCCGCCGCCGTGCAGGCCGACATCGCGCAGGCCGCGGCCTACGGCATCCAGGGCGTGCCGTTCTTCGTCATCGACGGCAAGTACGGCGTCTCGGGCGCGCAGCCTGCCGAGCTCTTCAGCCAGGCACTCACCCAGGTCGCCGGCGAGCGCGAGGCCGCCGCGTGA
- a CDS encoding aminoacyl-tRNA deacylase, which produces MPRFEGLTGVERVRADAAERGLEIDVIERPAARSLEEAAELLGITPGDIVKSLVVKRSDGTYVFALVPGGRKISWPKLRALLGVNKLRLPEASLALEATGYERGTITPLGSHTEWPVVVDEAVVGRRVSMGAGEHGRSLFVDADGLIAALDATVADISEPE; this is translated from the coding sequence ATGCCACGGTTCGAGGGACTCACTGGTGTCGAGCGCGTGCGCGCCGACGCCGCCGAACGCGGACTCGAGATCGACGTGATCGAGCGGCCCGCAGCACGCAGCCTCGAGGAGGCGGCCGAGCTGCTCGGCATCACGCCCGGCGACATCGTGAAATCGCTCGTCGTGAAGCGCAGCGACGGCACCTACGTCTTCGCGCTGGTGCCCGGCGGCCGGAAGATCTCGTGGCCGAAGCTGCGGGCGCTGCTCGGCGTGAACAAGCTGCGCCTGCCCGAGGCGTCGCTCGCACTCGAGGCGACCGGCTACGAGCGCGGAACGATCACGCCGCTCGGGTCGCACACCGAGTGGCCGGTCGTGGTGGACGAGGCAGTCGTGGGTCGCCGGGTGTCGATGGGCGCGGGCGAGCACGGCCGCAGCCTGTTCGTCGACGCCGACGGGCTGATCGCCGCGCTCGACGCGACGGTCGCCGACATCAGCGAGCCCGAGTGA
- the leuA gene encoding 2-isopropylmalate synthase, translating into MQHNQKPTAMPVHRYRPFHEQIRVDLPDRTWPAKRIEKAPRWCAVDLRDGNQALIDPMSPERKRIMFDLLVRMGYKEIEVGFPSASQTDFDFVRSLIDEGAIPDDVTIQVLTQARDHLIERTYESIRGAKQAIVHLYNSTSVLQREVVFRTDKQGIIDIALAGARKCREMEATVPGTTVYYEYSPESYTGTELEFAVDVCNQVLEVFEPTAERNVIINLPATVEMATPNVYADSIEWMSRNLAFREHVILSLHPHNDRGTAVAAAELGYMAGADRIEGCLFGNGERTGNVDLVALGMNLFTQGIDPQIDFSDMDEIKRTAEYCNQLAVHERSPWAGDLVYTAFSGSHQDAIKKGFEAMEAHAAEVGVGVGDLHWAVPYLPVDPKDIGRNYEAVIRVNSQSGKGGVAYLLKTDHALELPRRLQIEFSGVVQAKTDAEGGEVTSDEIWSIFTDEYLPAPQERPDDKWGRFELLSMRSESDLSGEVRVRVGLRDGAERVDADGSGNGPVAAFLSVLGSEGVEVKVLDYAEHALSAGGDALAAAYVEAQVDGRTLWGVGIDGDISTASLKAVVSAVNRALRTNVAESALEEPALV; encoded by the coding sequence ATGCAGCACAACCAGAAGCCCACCGCGATGCCCGTGCACCGGTACCGTCCGTTCCACGAGCAGATCCGCGTCGACCTGCCCGACCGCACCTGGCCGGCCAAGCGCATCGAGAAGGCGCCGCGCTGGTGCGCGGTCGACCTGCGCGACGGCAACCAGGCCCTCATCGACCCGATGAGCCCCGAGCGCAAGCGCATCATGTTCGACCTGCTCGTGCGCATGGGCTACAAGGAGATCGAGGTCGGGTTCCCGAGCGCGAGCCAGACCGACTTCGACTTCGTGCGCAGCCTCATCGACGAGGGTGCGATCCCCGACGACGTCACCATCCAGGTGCTGACGCAGGCGCGCGACCACCTCATCGAGCGCACCTACGAGTCGATCCGCGGCGCGAAGCAGGCCATCGTGCACCTGTACAACTCGACCAGCGTGCTGCAGCGCGAGGTCGTGTTCCGCACCGACAAGCAGGGCATCATCGACATCGCCCTCGCCGGCGCGCGCAAGTGCCGCGAGATGGAGGCCACGGTGCCCGGCACCACGGTCTACTACGAGTACTCGCCCGAGAGCTACACCGGCACCGAGCTCGAGTTCGCGGTCGACGTCTGCAACCAGGTGCTCGAGGTCTTCGAGCCGACCGCCGAGCGGAACGTCATCATCAACCTGCCGGCGACCGTCGAGATGGCCACGCCGAACGTGTACGCCGACTCGATCGAGTGGATGAGCCGCAACCTGGCGTTCCGCGAGCACGTGATCCTGTCGCTGCACCCGCACAACGACCGCGGCACCGCCGTCGCGGCGGCCGAGCTGGGGTACATGGCCGGCGCGGACCGCATCGAGGGATGCCTCTTCGGCAACGGCGAGCGCACCGGCAACGTCGACCTGGTGGCGCTGGGCATGAACCTGTTCACGCAGGGCATCGACCCGCAGATCGACTTCTCCGACATGGACGAGATCAAGCGCACGGCCGAGTACTGCAACCAGCTGGCCGTGCACGAGCGCAGCCCCTGGGCCGGCGACCTCGTCTACACCGCGTTCTCGGGCTCGCACCAGGACGCGATCAAGAAGGGCTTCGAGGCCATGGAGGCGCACGCCGCCGAGGTGGGCGTCGGGGTCGGCGACCTGCACTGGGCGGTGCCGTACCTGCCGGTCGACCCGAAGGACATCGGCCGCAACTACGAGGCCGTGATCCGCGTCAACTCGCAGTCGGGCAAGGGCGGCGTCGCGTACCTGCTGAAGACCGACCACGCGCTCGAGCTGCCGCGCCGCCTCCAGATCGAGTTCTCGGGCGTCGTGCAGGCCAAGACCGACGCCGAGGGCGGCGAGGTCACGAGCGACGAGATCTGGTCGATCTTCACCGACGAGTACCTGCCCGCGCCGCAGGAGCGCCCCGACGACAAGTGGGGCCGCTTCGAGCTGCTGTCGATGCGCAGCGAGTCCGACCTGTCGGGCGAGGTGCGCGTGCGCGTGGGCCTGCGCGACGGCGCGGAGCGGGTCGACGCCGACGGTTCGGGCAACGGACCCGTCGCGGCGTTCCTCTCGGTGCTCGGTTCCGAGGGCGTCGAGGTGAAGGTGCTCGACTACGCGGAGCACGCGCTGTCGGCCGGTGGCGACGCACTCGCGGCGGCGTACGTGGAGGCGCAGGTCGACGGCCGCACCCTGTGGGGCGTGGGCATCGACGGCGACATCTCGACGGCGTCGCTGAAGGCGGTCGTCTCGGCGGTGAACCGTGCGCTGCGCACGAACGTGGCCGAATCGGCGCTCGAGGAGCCCGCGCTGGTCTGA
- the recO gene encoding DNA repair protein RecO encodes MPVYRDEGVVLRTHKLGEADRIVTLLTRRHGKVRAVARGVRRTASKFGSRLEPFMVADLQFYEGRTLDVITQAESLGAYGAPIAADYASYTAANAMVETADRLSEAEASTPQYLLLVGALRSLSRREHGASATLDSYLLRALSIAGWAPSFADCARCGRPGPHTAVVVQVGGVVCDDDAPPGAPRLSAETIALLGALLEGDWAHADAAGERLRSQASGIVAAYTQWHLERGLRSLPHVSREPEHT; translated from the coding sequence GTGCCCGTCTACCGAGATGAGGGGGTCGTCCTCCGCACCCACAAGCTGGGCGAGGCCGACCGCATCGTGACGCTGCTGACGCGGCGCCACGGCAAGGTGCGCGCGGTCGCCCGCGGGGTGCGCCGCACCGCCTCGAAGTTCGGGTCGCGGCTCGAGCCGTTCATGGTCGCCGACCTGCAGTTCTACGAGGGGCGCACGCTCGACGTCATCACGCAGGCCGAGTCGCTCGGCGCCTACGGCGCACCGATCGCGGCCGACTACGCCAGCTACACGGCGGCGAACGCCATGGTCGAGACGGCCGACCGGCTGAGCGAGGCCGAGGCCTCCACGCCGCAGTACCTCCTGCTGGTCGGCGCGCTGCGGTCGCTGTCGCGGCGCGAGCACGGGGCATCCGCCACCCTCGACTCGTACCTGCTGCGCGCGCTGTCGATCGCCGGCTGGGCGCCGAGCTTCGCCGACTGCGCCCGCTGCGGGCGTCCCGGCCCCCACACCGCCGTCGTCGTGCAGGTCGGCGGCGTGGTCTGCGACGACGACGCCCCGCCCGGCGCGCCGCGGCTGAGCGCCGAGACGATCGCGCTGCTCGGCGCGCTGCTCGAGGGCGACTGGGCGCACGCCGATGCGGCCGGCGAGCGCCTGCGATCACAGGCCAGCGGCATCGTCGCCGCGTACACCCAGTGGCACCTCGAGCGCGGCCTGCGCTCGCTGCCGCACGTCAGCCGCGAACCGGAGCACACGTGA
- a CDS encoding deoxyguanosinetriphosphate triphosphohydrolase has translation MRDRLFGGYDDADTERRHPEEQYSRRGDFERDRARLLHSSSLRRLAAKTQVLSPTLGLDFARNRLTHSLEVAQVGRELGASLGLSPDVVDTACLAHDLGHPPFGHNGEHGLNEWAADVGGFEGNAQTLRILTRLEPKVFGDDGQPFGLNLTRASLDASCKYPWAAASSVADPSGRQKFGFYADDADVFEWMRRGAPARRLCIEAQVMDLSDDIAYSVHDFEDAIVNGFIDVAALNARDDHDSLIASMGDWVGGSVSADELAEAFDRLAAMELWPREWSGSRVEQGRLKNFASQVIGRFANVATDATRAAFPMASLIRFDADVVVPQEIRAEIAVMKGIVATFVMATNARQPVYAQQRRILADLADLLLATGDRHLDVGFAADWRAAVDDGARKRVIVDQVASLTDQSALAWYERLVQRGSTPPQA, from the coding sequence GTGCGCGATCGACTCTTCGGCGGGTACGACGACGCCGACACCGAACGGCGCCATCCGGAGGAGCAGTACAGCCGCCGGGGCGACTTCGAGCGCGACCGTGCCCGCCTGCTGCACTCGAGCTCGCTGCGGCGACTCGCCGCGAAGACGCAGGTGCTGAGCCCCACGCTCGGTCTCGACTTCGCTCGCAACCGCCTCACGCACTCGCTCGAGGTGGCGCAGGTCGGCCGCGAGCTCGGGGCGAGCCTCGGCCTGTCGCCCGACGTCGTCGACACGGCGTGCCTCGCGCACGACCTCGGGCACCCGCCGTTCGGGCACAACGGCGAGCACGGCCTCAACGAGTGGGCCGCCGACGTCGGCGGGTTCGAGGGCAACGCGCAGACCCTGCGCATCCTCACCCGCCTCGAGCCGAAGGTGTTCGGCGACGACGGTCAGCCCTTCGGGCTGAACCTCACGCGCGCGAGCCTCGACGCGAGCTGCAAGTACCCGTGGGCTGCGGCGAGCTCGGTGGCCGACCCGAGCGGCCGGCAGAAGTTCGGATTCTACGCCGACGACGCCGACGTGTTCGAGTGGATGCGGCGCGGCGCGCCCGCCCGGCGCCTGTGCATCGAGGCGCAGGTCATGGACCTCTCCGACGACATCGCGTACTCGGTGCACGACTTCGAGGACGCCATCGTGAACGGCTTCATCGACGTCGCCGCGCTGAACGCGCGCGACGACCACGACTCGCTGATCGCGTCGATGGGCGACTGGGTGGGTGGCTCGGTCTCTGCCGACGAGCTGGCCGAGGCGTTCGACCGGCTCGCCGCGATGGAGCTGTGGCCGCGCGAGTGGAGCGGATCGCGCGTCGAGCAGGGACGGCTGAAGAACTTCGCCAGCCAGGTGATCGGCCGGTTCGCGAACGTGGCGACGGATGCCACGCGGGCGGCGTTCCCCATGGCGAGCCTCATCCGCTTCGACGCCGACGTCGTGGTGCCGCAAGAGATCCGCGCCGAGATCGCCGTCATGAAGGGCATCGTCGCGACGTTCGTCATGGCGACCAACGCCCGGCAGCCGGTGTACGCCCAGCAGCGCCGCATCCTCGCCGACCTGGCCGACCTGCTGCTCGCCACCGGCGACCGGCACCTCGACGTCGGGTTCGCCGCCGACTGGCGTGCCGCGGTCGACGACGGGGCGCGCAAGCGCGTCATCGTCGACCAGGTCGCGAGCCTCACCGACCAGTCGGCGCTGGCCTGGTACGAGCGGCTCGTGCAGCGCGGGTCGACCCCTCCACAGGCGTGA
- the dnaG gene encoding DNA primase produces the protein MAGRIRQSDVEEVKARTNIADIVGEHVSLKSAGVGSMKGLCPFHDERSPSFHVRPQLGYYHCFGCGESGDVYTFLQRMDHVTFTEAVERLAGRIAYELHYEDGGRAEEHGNRARLLAANQAAAEFFVERLGAPDADPGRKFLGQRGFDAEAARRFGVGYAPKSWDALLKHLRGKGFRDDEIAAAGLVSSGDRGHYDRFRGRLVWPIRDITGQTVGFGARRLLDDDKGPKYLNTPETPVYHKAQVLYGLDLAKRDISRGRRVVVVEGYTDVMACHLAGVTTAVATCGTAFGPDHITVLRRVLGDDSGLGEVIFTFDPDAAGQKAAMRAFGEEKRFAAQTFVAVAPEGLDPCDLRIERGDGAVRGLIERKTPMFEFVIRHTLDQYDLETVEGRVAALRAAAPVVAEIRDPSLRPGYARELARMLGTDLGEVQRAVQAAGRGGGARQAPGRESRGGAQGEPEASAAPAERPYSITDLPPDPATRLERDALQAVLQHPDQVGEHLLRQAVDCRFGNQALAVVRDGVSAAFASGGTRELVARVVTEVPPTFAGLVHQLAVAPIPERSERELAAYVSGVVTSLVDRELLRQKAELLGRLQRTDATDRDAYASVQRALVAVEADRRSLRQE, from the coding sequence ATGGCGGGCCGCATTCGACAGAGCGATGTCGAGGAAGTGAAGGCCCGCACGAACATCGCCGACATCGTGGGCGAGCACGTGAGCCTGAAGTCGGCGGGCGTGGGGTCGATGAAGGGCCTCTGCCCGTTCCACGACGAGCGCAGCCCGAGCTTCCACGTGCGGCCGCAGCTCGGCTACTACCACTGCTTCGGCTGCGGCGAGTCGGGCGACGTGTACACGTTCCTCCAGAGGATGGACCACGTCACCTTCACCGAGGCCGTCGAGCGCCTCGCGGGCCGCATCGCCTACGAACTGCACTACGAGGACGGCGGGCGCGCCGAGGAGCACGGCAACCGTGCCCGGCTGCTCGCCGCGAACCAGGCGGCGGCCGAGTTCTTCGTCGAGCGGCTCGGCGCCCCCGACGCCGACCCGGGCCGGAAGTTCCTCGGCCAGCGCGGGTTCGACGCCGAGGCCGCCCGCCGCTTCGGCGTCGGCTACGCGCCGAAGAGCTGGGACGCGCTGCTGAAGCACCTGCGCGGCAAGGGCTTCCGCGACGACGAGATCGCCGCGGCGGGGCTCGTCTCGAGCGGCGATCGCGGCCACTACGACCGGTTTCGCGGACGGCTGGTCTGGCCCATCCGCGACATCACGGGCCAGACGGTCGGGTTCGGCGCCAGGCGTCTGCTCGACGACGACAAGGGCCCCAAGTACTTGAACACCCCCGAGACGCCGGTGTACCACAAGGCGCAGGTGCTCTACGGGCTCGACCTCGCCAAGCGCGACATCTCCCGCGGGAGGCGCGTGGTCGTCGTCGAGGGCTACACCGATGTCATGGCGTGCCACCTCGCGGGCGTCACGACCGCGGTCGCGACCTGCGGCACCGCGTTCGGCCCCGATCACATCACCGTGCTGCGGCGTGTGCTCGGCGACGACAGCGGGCTCGGCGAGGTGATCTTCACCTTCGATCCGGATGCCGCGGGGCAGAAGGCCGCGATGCGCGCCTTCGGCGAGGAGAAGCGCTTCGCCGCGCAGACGTTCGTCGCGGTCGCTCCCGAGGGACTCGACCCGTGCGACCTGCGCATCGAGCGGGGCGACGGCGCCGTGCGCGGGCTCATCGAGCGCAAGACCCCGATGTTCGAGTTCGTGATCCGCCACACCCTCGACCAGTACGACCTCGAGACGGTCGAGGGCCGCGTGGCCGCGCTGCGGGCCGCCGCACCGGTCGTCGCCGAGATCCGCGACCCGTCGCTCCGGCCCGGCTACGCGCGCGAGCTCGCCCGCATGCTCGGCACCGACCTCGGCGAGGTGCAGCGCGCCGTGCAGGCCGCGGGCCGCGGCGGGGGAGCGCGGCAGGCGCCCGGCCGCGAGTCGCGCGGCGGTGCGCAGGGCGAGCCCGAGGCATCCGCCGCCCCCGCCGAGCGGCCGTACTCGATCACGGACCTGCCGCCCGACCCCGCCACCCGCCTCGAGCGCGATGCGCTGCAGGCCGTGCTGCAGCACCCCGACCAGGTGGGCGAGCACCTGCTGCGCCAGGCCGTCGACTGCCGCTTCGGCAACCAGGCCCTCGCGGTCGTGCGCGACGGGGTCTCCGCGGCGTTCGCCTCGGGCGGCACGCGCGAGCTCGTCGCCCGAGTGGTCACGGAGGTGCCGCCCACGTTCGCCGGCCTCGTGCACCAGCTGGCCGTCGCGCCCATTCCCGAGCGCAGCGAGCGCGAGCTCGCCGCCTACGTGAGCGGCGTCGTCACCTCGCTCGTCGATCGCGAGCTGCTGCGACAGAAGGCCGAGCTGCTGGGCCGGCTGCAGCGCACGGATGCGACGGATCGCGACGCCTACGCGTCGGTGCAGCGCGCGCTCGTGGCCGTCGAGGCCGACCGGCGGTCGCTTCGGCAGGAGTGA
- the dusB gene encoding tRNA dihydrouridine synthase DusB → MPTTTTPVRPLSIGPIELEVPVVLAPMAGITNTAFRRLCREYGAGLYVSEMITSRALVERTPESMRLIRHHESETPRSIQLYGVDPKTVAEAVTMLVAEDRADHIDLNFGCPVPKVTRKGGGAALPWKTDLFRAIVEGATRAAGDVPLTIKMRKGIDGDHLTYLEAGRIAEGAGVASVALHARTASEFYSGQADWSAITKLKETVTSVPVLGNGDIWSADDALRMVDETGCDGVVVGRGCLGRPWLFGDLASAFRGGHRKAEPSLGEVATAFRRHAELLAEFFESEERGCRDIRKHVAWYFKGYPVGGELRAKLATVESLAQLDELLGTLDADTPYPGEGAEGPRGRAGTPKRPALPDGWLDSRELVGDDRARLVDAELDTSGG, encoded by the coding sequence ATGCCAACGACCACCACTCCTGTACGCCCGCTCTCGATCGGCCCGATCGAGCTCGAGGTGCCCGTCGTGCTCGCGCCGATGGCGGGCATCACGAACACCGCGTTCCGGCGGCTGTGCCGCGAGTACGGCGCGGGCCTGTACGTGAGCGAGATGATCACGAGCCGCGCGCTCGTCGAGCGCACGCCCGAGTCGATGCGCCTCATCCGCCACCACGAGTCGGAGACGCCGCGCTCGATCCAGCTGTACGGCGTCGACCCGAAGACGGTCGCCGAGGCCGTCACGATGCTGGTCGCCGAGGACCGGGCCGACCACATCGACCTGAACTTCGGATGCCCCGTGCCGAAGGTCACCCGCAAGGGCGGCGGGGCCGCGCTGCCGTGGAAGACCGACCTGTTCCGTGCGATCGTCGAGGGCGCGACGCGCGCCGCGGGCGACGTGCCGCTCACGATCAAGATGCGCAAGGGCATCGACGGCGACCACCTCACCTACCTGGAGGCCGGGCGCATCGCGGAGGGTGCCGGCGTGGCATCCGTCGCCCTGCACGCCCGCACGGCGAGCGAGTTCTACAGCGGCCAGGCCGACTGGTCGGCGATCACGAAGCTCAAGGAGACCGTCACGAGCGTGCCGGTGCTCGGCAACGGCGACATCTGGTCGGCCGACGACGCGTTGCGCATGGTCGACGAGACCGGCTGCGACGGGGTCGTCGTGGGGCGCGGATGCCTCGGGCGGCCGTGGCTCTTCGGCGACCTGGCCTCGGCGTTCCGCGGCGGGCACCGCAAGGCCGAGCCGTCGCTCGGCGAGGTCGCCACGGCGTTCCGTCGCCACGCCGAGCTGCTCGCGGAGTTCTTCGAGTCGGAGGAGCGCGGCTGCCGCGACATCCGCAAGCACGTCGCCTGGTACTTCAAGGGGTACCCGGTGGGCGGCGAGCTGCGCGCGAAGCTCGCGACCGTCGAGTCGCTCGCCCAGCTCGACGAGCTGCTCGGCACGCTCGACGCCGACACGCCGTACCCGGGCGAGGGCGCCGAGGGGCCGCGCGGCCGCGCCGGCACGCCGAAGCGCCCCGCACTGCCCGACGGCTGGCTCGACTCGCGCGAGCTGGTGGGCGACGACCGGGCGCGCCTCGTCGACGCCGAACTCGACACGAGCGGCGGGTAG
- a CDS encoding Imm63 family immunity protein, which translates to MSDEAAGAARLREALAAIAECYEQLHSLTGEQVAFRVGAENRDAGYPFIEADGSGYRYLAFERGRECLRQETPDLDELLYWVMEGEVLTFVKHREQRTRPHDYRGDTRRRWFPERISLLRALRPEWGERAERETERILATYPYRD; encoded by the coding sequence GTGAGCGACGAGGCTGCGGGCGCCGCTCGCCTGCGGGAGGCGCTGGCAGCGATCGCCGAGTGCTACGAGCAGCTGCACTCGCTCACCGGAGAACAGGTGGCGTTCCGCGTCGGCGCCGAGAACCGCGACGCCGGCTATCCGTTCATCGAGGCCGACGGCAGCGGCTACCGCTATCTCGCCTTCGAGCGCGGCCGCGAGTGCCTGCGCCAGGAGACGCCGGACCTCGACGAACTGCTCTACTGGGTGATGGAGGGCGAGGTGCTCACGTTCGTGAAGCATCGTGAGCAGCGGACCCGCCCGCACGACTACAGGGGTGACACTCGCCGCCGATGGTTCCCCGAGCGCATTTCGCTCCTGCGGGCGCTCCGACCCGAGTGGGGCGAACGCGCCGAACGGGAGACCGAGCGGATCCTCGCCACCTACCCGTACCGGGACTGA